In Pectinophora gossypiella unplaced genomic scaffold, ilPecGoss1.1 Pgos_93, whole genome shotgun sequence, a single genomic region encodes these proteins:
- the LOC126381713 gene encoding uncharacterized protein LOC126381713: MQKAKNCVGVHDGNRIKSTKPEVSSPFNECSSVTASNQKLQHIEEMQMAINCVGVHDCNRIKSTKPEVSSPFNECSSVTANNQKLQEDIEEMQKAKNCVGDH; the protein is encoded by the exons atgcagaaggcaaaaaactgtgtaggagttcatgatggcaatagaataaaatcgaccaagcctgaagtcagcagccccttcaatgaatgcagcagtgtgacagccagcaatcaaaagttacaacatatcgag gaaatgcagatggcaataaactgtgtaggagttcatgattgcaatagaataaaatcgaccaagcctgaagtcagcagccccttcaatgaatgcagcagtgtgacagccaacaatcaaaagttacaagaagatatcgag gaaatgcagaaggcaaaaaactgcgtaggagatcattaa